The Mucilaginibacter gracilis genomic interval GTGGATTGTGTTGTGGTTGGTAAACCCGGCTCTAATCCCAAACTCAAACCAAAGGTTTTGGCGGCGGTTGTTTGGGCATTTACTTTAATATTGATTAGTAATAGTGTGGTGGCAATTAATGCAAGTTTGAGTGATAGTTTCATGTGGTAGTAATTATTTAGTTTGTTAATTACTGTTATTACTGTACCAGTTAACTATTGGTTGCCTTTGAGGTAATTATTTATTAATGATACTGTATTTAGGCCGGATAAAAACAGATTTTATACCCGGCCTAAATGATGTTGCTTATGGCAATTTAGCTGGCTATCAACAAGGTTTTACTCAAAAAAGGTAACAATGCCGGTTTCTACATCATACATGCCGCCTATTATTTTAATGTTTCCCTGGTTTTCTAATTCGGCCACTATCGGGCTTTCTCTTCTTATCCGGTCAATTGTTAAACGTACATGTATATCGGTAACTTTATTTACAAATTCGGCATTGGTGCCGGTTCTGTTTCCGGTAATTGTTTGTTCGCTAACAATTGCAGGTTGAATTTTATTGAGCAAGGTGGTTAAGTTTCCCAATTCTACATGGTTGCAGGCACCAACAATTGCCCCGCATTTGGTATGACCGAGCACTATAATAATTTTGGTGCCAACAACCTTGGTGGCGAACTCCATACTGCCCAGAATATCTTCATTTAATATGTTTCCGGCAATACGGATGCTGAACACGTCGCCAAGCCCCTGGTCGAAAATAAGTTCGGCCGACGTGCGGCTGTCTATGCAACTTAAAATAGTAGCAAAAGGAAATTGGCCCGCCGAAGTTTCGTTTACCTGCTGTAAAAGGTTGCGGTTAGCTTTTAAATTATTTACAAAGCGTTGGTTACCTTCTTTCAAAATTTGCAAAGCCGTTGCCGGGTTTAAGCTACCTTGAGTTTCTTTTGATTGTGTACGCATAACTTTTAAAGTTGAATTGGTGTTAGAGTGAATAAAAACTTTGTGGCTGTAAGGGTTGGGGTACCTCTGTTTCGCCTAATAGTTGTTTAATGTTAATTTCAATGTTTGTAGCAATTGTTGTCATCGCTGTATCTGTAGGGCGGTTACTAAATGGATCTTGCAGGTGAGTGGCCGATTTTTCTAAAAGAAAAAAGGCCGACGAGATTACCAATAGTAACGGGATTTCAAAAAAACTATCAATATCAATTAAAGCGATAGCAAGCGTTACCACAAAAATGTAAATAAAAAAGTGCAAAAATAAACGATAGGTTTGCGGAAACACGGTGCTTTTAATGCGCTCGGCCATGCCCATCGCATTAGAAAAATTAACTAATGTGCTATTGATTTGGATATGACTGAATAGCTCTAAACTCCCGCTATCTTTTAGGTCGGTAATTTGCAATGCATTTAACTGCAAAAGTGCCAAAGGCTTATTATTGTGCTTTTTAATTTTATCCAAATCGGTTGCCGAAATATAATTGCTCAAATTTTTTAAAGCATCCAGGCCGCGCAAGGTTTGCCCTAAACTGTAGCACCACGCAATTTGGCGGTAAGCAATTTGTTTAATTTCCTTTTCTTTTTCTTTAGCAACAAACGATTGTAGTTGAAGCACAAAGCTGCGGCTTTCGTTCACAATGCTTCCCCACACTTTGCGGGCCTCCCACCATCTATCGTAAGACTGATTGATTTTAAAAGATAGAATTACCGAAATAGCCGTACCGATGAAGGCCGGGATAGCGATGGGCATTGCCGGTATCAGGTTTTTGTATTTAGCCGTTAAATAATTTACCAACAGCCCAACAACCAGTACATACAATACCTCCAACCATATTTTTTGGAGTATATACGAAACAGGGATTCGTTTTTTAAGAAGCATAAATTTGTTTAATTACAAAACGAAGTTATAAAACTATTTACAATAATAGTATTGCTATTGTAAATAGTGAAAATGGAGTTTTGTTTTACTAAATTGCTATCTTTGTTAAAAGTTTGGGATTTATGGAATTTCAGGTAAAGTTTGCTATCAACGAAAAGATATTTTTACGTAACCCCGAAACGAGTGAGGTTGGCAAGCTGATGGTGAAAAAAGCGATTGACCTGATATATGAGTTGGGCTTTGAACAGTTTACTTTTAAAAAATTAGCTACCGAAATAAGCTCGACCGAGGCTACCATATACCGCTACTTTGAAAACAAACACCGCTTGTTACTTTATATACTGAATTGGTATTGGTGCTATATGGAGTTTTTAGTAACGTTTAAATTAGAAAACGTTACCGATAAAAAAGAACAGTTAAAAATTATTGTAAAATTATTAACCCATGAGTTTGCCCAAAGTGCCAATCAGTTTGATTACAATAAAAAGTACCTCAATCAAATTGTTATATCCGAAAGCAGTAAGGTGTATTTGGTGAAGGATGTGGCAGAAATAAATAAAGACGAAGTATTTAAACCCTATAAAGACTTATGCGCAAAAATTGCCGAAGTGATTACCTCTTATAATCCTGCCTACAAATTCCCGCGGTCGTTAAGTACTACGTTGATAGAAACCTCTCATCATCAGCAATTTTTTAGCGTAAATCTTCCCAAACTCACAGATATATCTCCCGGAGAACAGCCCGACTTTACTAC includes:
- a CDS encoding carbonic anhydrase family protein, yielding MRTQSKETQGSLNPATALQILKEGNQRFVNNLKANRNLLQQVNETSAGQFPFATILSCIDSRTSAELIFDQGLGDVFSIRIAGNILNEDILGSMEFATKVVGTKIIIVLGHTKCGAIVGACNHVELGNLTTLLNKIQPAIVSEQTITGNRTGTNAEFVNKVTDIHVRLTIDRIRRESPIVAELENQGNIKIIGGMYDVETGIVTFFE
- a CDS encoding bestrophin family protein, which produces MLLKKRIPVSYILQKIWLEVLYVLVVGLLVNYLTAKYKNLIPAMPIAIPAFIGTAISVILSFKINQSYDRWWEARKVWGSIVNESRSFVLQLQSFVAKEKEKEIKQIAYRQIAWCYSLGQTLRGLDALKNLSNYISATDLDKIKKHNNKPLALLQLNALQITDLKDSGSLELFSHIQINSTLVNFSNAMGMAERIKSTVFPQTYRLFLHFFIYIFVVTLAIALIDIDSFFEIPLLLVISSAFFLLEKSATHLQDPFSNRPTDTAMTTIATNIEINIKQLLGETEVPQPLQPQSFYSL
- a CDS encoding TetR/AcrR family transcriptional regulator — encoded protein: MEFQVKFAINEKIFLRNPETSEVGKLMVKKAIDLIYELGFEQFTFKKLATEISSTEATIYRYFENKHRLLLYILNWYWCYMEFLVTFKLENVTDKKEQLKIIVKLLTHEFAQSANQFDYNKKYLNQIVISESSKVYLVKDVAEINKDEVFKPYKDLCAKIAEVITSYNPAYKFPRSLSTTLIETSHHQQFFSVNLPKLTDISPGEQPDFTTRFIEDLLFHVLG